One Fusobacterium ulcerans DNA segment encodes these proteins:
- a CDS encoding RnfABCDGE type electron transport complex subunit B, translated as MNAVIMPVLVLGLTGLAMGLFLAFASKKFEVEVDPKIEQIMGILPGANCGGCGFPGCAGYASAVVNEGAGMSLCAPGGASVAEGIGQIMGATVEVSDEKIVAKVLCQGDNTRTTKIYEFDGELQTCAAMMLYAGGDKSCVYSCLGHGDCERVCPVNAIKVNDKGIAEVDEDKCISCGLCQKACPKKVISMLPQNKKVTVLCSSKEKGATARKACSTACIGCGLCKKACPVDAITVENNLAKIDPEKCIQCGLCAAKCPTNAIKSEIKEIKKAEIIEEKCVGCTLCAKVCPVGAVEGELKAKHKIDQEKCIGCGLCFDKCKLKAIKMNVIERRD; from the coding sequence ATGAACGCAGTAATAATGCCTGTACTGGTTTTAGGACTAACAGGTCTTGCTATGGGGTTGTTCTTGGCCTTTGCTTCGAAGAAGTTCGAAGTTGAAGTGGACCCAAAAATAGAACAAATAATGGGTATTCTTCCTGGTGCAAACTGTGGAGGATGTGGATTTCCTGGATGTGCTGGATATGCATCAGCAGTTGTAAATGAAGGTGCAGGAATGTCACTATGTGCCCCTGGAGGAGCTAGTGTAGCTGAAGGAATTGGGCAGATCATGGGAGCTACAGTAGAAGTATCTGATGAAAAAATAGTTGCTAAAGTATTATGCCAAGGAGATAATACAAGAACTACTAAAATATATGAGTTTGATGGAGAACTTCAAACTTGTGCTGCAATGATGCTTTATGCAGGTGGAGATAAATCATGTGTTTACTCATGTTTAGGACATGGGGACTGTGAAAGAGTATGTCCAGTTAATGCAATTAAAGTAAATGATAAAGGTATTGCTGAAGTGGATGAAGATAAATGTATATCTTGTGGACTATGTCAAAAAGCATGTCCTAAGAAAGTTATCTCTATGCTTCCTCAAAATAAAAAAGTTACAGTACTTTGTTCTTCTAAAGAAAAAGGTGCTACAGCTAGAAAAGCTTGTTCTACAGCTTGTATAGGATGTGGATTATGTAAAAAAGCATGTCCAGTAGATGCTATTACAGTTGAAAACAATCTTGCTAAAATAGATCCAGAGAAATGTATCCAATGTGGTTTATGTGCTGCTAAATGTCCTACAAATGCGATAAAAAGCGAAATAAAGGAAATTAAAAAAGCTGAAATTATAGAAGAAAAATGTGTTGGATGTACTCTATGTGCTAAAGTTTGTCCAGTAGGTGCTGTTGAGGGAGAACTTAAAGCTAAACATAAAATAGATCAAGAAAAATGCATAGGTTGTGGATTATGTTTTGATAAATGTAAATTAAAAGCTATCAAAATGAATGTAATCGAAAGAAGAGACTAA
- the rsxA gene encoding electron transport complex subunit RsxA, producing the protein MTFGSIFSIIVGSIFINNVIFAKFLGCCPFMGVSKKIDASLGMGMAVTFVITLASGITWLVYHFLLAPFGLDYLQTIAFILIIAALVQFVEMAIAKTSPSLYKALGVFLPLITTNCAVLGVAIINIQEGFNFIETLVNGFSVAVGFSLALVLLAGIRERIEYSAIPAPFKGVPIAFISAGLLAMAFMGFSGMQI; encoded by the coding sequence GTGACTTTTGGAAGTATTTTTAGTATTATAGTAGGTTCTATATTTATAAACAACGTTATCTTTGCTAAGTTCTTGGGATGTTGTCCTTTCATGGGGGTATCTAAAAAAATAGATGCTTCATTGGGAATGGGAATGGCAGTAACTTTCGTAATAACTCTAGCTTCAGGGATAACATGGCTTGTATATCATTTTTTACTTGCTCCATTTGGATTAGACTATTTACAAACAATAGCTTTTATATTAATTATAGCAGCTCTAGTTCAATTTGTTGAAATGGCTATTGCTAAGACTTCACCAAGTCTTTACAAAGCTCTTGGAGTATTTCTTCCTCTTATCACAACTAACTGTGCGGTACTAGGGGTAGCAATTATAAATATCCAAGAAGGATTTAACTTTATTGAAACATTAGTAAATGGATTTTCTGTTGCAGTAGGATTCTCACTAGCATTAGTATTACTTGCTGGTATTAGAGAAAGAATAGAATACTCAGCTATTCCAGCACCATTTAAAGGAGTACCAATTGCATTTATATCAGCTGGACTTCTTGCTATGGCGTTTATGGGATTTAGTGGAATGCAAATATAA
- the rsxE gene encoding electron transport complex subunit RsxE: MEKNNYGKIFFEGIFTGNPVFILLLGLCPTLGVTSSAINGMSMGLAVVAVLACSNVLISAFKKLIPDQVRIPAFIMIIASLVTIVEMIMKAYTPDLYKVLGLFIPLIVVNCIVLGRAESFASKNGVLASLVDGVGTGLGFTLSLTVLGAIREALGNGSVFGINFAPTSFTPALIFILAPGAFLTIGCIIATLNYLKMKKSKEG; the protein is encoded by the coding sequence GTGGAGAAAAATAACTACGGAAAAATATTCTTTGAGGGTATATTCACAGGAAACCCTGTATTTATCCTTCTATTGGGACTATGTCCTACACTTGGAGTTACAAGTTCAGCAATAAATGGTATGTCAATGGGACTAGCTGTTGTAGCTGTTCTTGCTTGTTCAAACGTTTTAATCTCTGCATTTAAGAAATTAATTCCAGATCAAGTTAGAATTCCAGCATTTATCATGATCATAGCTTCATTGGTTACAATTGTTGAAATGATTATGAAGGCATATACTCCTGATCTTTATAAAGTATTGGGATTATTTATTCCTCTTATAGTTGTTAACTGTATAGTATTGGGAAGAGCAGAAAGTTTTGCATCAAAAAATGGTGTACTGGCATCTCTAGTTGATGGAGTAGGAACAGGACTTGGATTCACTCTGTCTCTTACAGTATTGGGTGCTATCAGAGAGGCTCTTGGTAACGGATCTGTATTCGGTATCAACTTTGCCCCTACAAGCTTCACTCCTGCACTTATATTTATACTTGCACCTGGAGCTTTCCTTACAATTGGATGTATAATAGCAACTCTTAATTATCTAAAGATGAAAAAGAGTAAGGAGGGATAG
- a CDS encoding RnfABCDGE type electron transport complex subunit G: MKNRFVHYGAVLFIIAAVSAGILAVVNNLTKTVIENNEIAAVNLARKNVLSSADTFKPEESVKAEGLEFIPGYNAAGELTGYVVSVAQGGYAADINFVLGIDKDGKIAGLDIIGSQETPGLGAKVMDKAWQAIWIGRDSSYTFNKSTDAFAGATISPTAVYTGMMRALTVYDKEVRK, encoded by the coding sequence ATGAAAAATAGATTTGTACATTATGGAGCAGTTCTTTTTATAATCGCTGCTGTATCAGCTGGAATATTGGCTGTAGTAAATAATCTAACTAAAACTGTAATAGAAAATAATGAAATTGCAGCTGTAAACTTAGCAAGAAAGAATGTTCTATCTTCTGCTGATACATTTAAACCTGAAGAGTCAGTAAAAGCTGAAGGGTTAGAGTTTATACCAGGGTATAATGCAGCTGGAGAGCTTACAGGTTATGTTGTATCTGTTGCTCAAGGTGGATATGCTGCTGATATCAACTTTGTTTTAGGAATTGATAAAGATGGTAAAATTGCAGGATTGGATATAATAGGAAGTCAAGAGACTCCAGGACTTGGAGCTAAAGTTATGGATAAAGCATGGCAGGCTATCTGGATAGGAAGAGATTCATCATATACTTTCAATAAATCTACAGATGCATTTGCTGGTGCTACTATATCTCCAACAGCAGTTTATACTGGAATGATGAGAGCATTGACAGTGTATGACAAAGAGGTGAGAAAATAG
- a CDS encoding RnfABCDGE type electron transport complex subunit D: MTNILKMGPSPHIRTSETVEKVMYDVIISLIPAFLVAVYVFGIRAFIVTSVAVLSCIVTEFVCQKIMKQDISVFDGSAILTGILFSFVIPVNMSLIYVIIGSIVSIALGKMVFGGLGHNIFNPALVGRAFVQASWPVAITTFALDGKAGATVLDAMKRGLPLDGALIEGGNQYAQAFIGRMGGCLGETSALALLIGGIYLIYRGQIDWKMPALIIGTVFVLTWAMGGDPVMQILSGGLFLGAFYMATDMVTSPYTPKGKVIFALGLGLLISLIRMKGGYPEGVAYSILIMNGVVPLINRYTAPKKFGEVKSNEK, translated from the coding sequence GTGACTAATATTTTGAAGATGGGGCCATCACCTCATATAAGAACATCAGAAACAGTTGAAAAAGTAATGTATGATGTAATAATATCTTTAATACCAGCATTTTTAGTTGCTGTATATGTTTTTGGAATAAGAGCATTTATAGTTACTTCAGTTGCTGTATTATCATGTATTGTTACAGAATTTGTTTGTCAAAAAATAATGAAGCAAGATATATCTGTATTTGACGGAAGTGCTATTCTTACAGGTATATTATTTTCTTTCGTTATACCAGTAAATATGTCTCTTATTTATGTAATTATAGGATCGATAGTTTCTATCGCTCTTGGTAAAATGGTATTTGGAGGACTTGGACATAATATATTTAACCCTGCATTAGTAGGTAGAGCATTTGTTCAAGCGTCTTGGCCAGTGGCTATCACTACTTTTGCTCTAGATGGAAAAGCAGGAGCTACAGTATTGGATGCTATGAAAAGAGGACTTCCTCTAGATGGAGCTTTAATAGAAGGTGGAAACCAATATGCTCAGGCTTTTATAGGTAGAATGGGTGGATGTTTAGGAGAAACTTCAGCTTTAGCTCTTCTTATTGGAGGAATATATCTTATCTATAGAGGACAGATAGACTGGAAAATGCCTGCTTTAATAATAGGTACAGTATTTGTTCTTACTTGGGCAATGGGAGGAGATCCTGTAATGCAAATCCTTTCAGGAGGATTGTTTTTAGGAGCTTTTTATATGGCAACAGATATGGTAACAAGTCCATATACACCAAAAGGAAAAGTAATATTTGCATTGGGATTAGGACTACTTATATCTTTAATTAGAATGAAAGGTGGATATCCAGAGGGAGTTGCTTACTCTATCCTTATCATGAATGGAGTTGTTCCATTAATTAATAGATATACTGCACCTAAAAAATTTGGTGAGGTGAAGTCTAATGAAAAATAG
- the rsxC gene encoding electron transport complex subunit RsxC — MRFFGFRGGVHPPENKLQTENMPVEKLAAPKMLYISLLQHIGSPLDPIIAIGDKVLKGQKIADSQAFLTSPIHSPVSGTVKKIEEHVFPLMGRIKTIMIENDGEETWAELTKIENWETADKKDLLAMIREKGIVGIGGASFPTHVKLNPPADVKIDTLLLNGAECEPYLNSDNRLMLEHPETIIEGIKIIKKVLGVETAIIGIEENKPEAIASMKKAAEGTGIEIAPLKTKYPQGGEKQLIKAVLDREVPSGKLPSAVGVVVQNTGTAAAIYEGLVNGTPLIEKVVTVSGKAIANPKNIKIAIGTPFSYILDQCGVNRDIMDKLVMGGPMMGMAQFSEEAPVIKGTSGLLALTKEETNPYKPKACIGCGKCIGACPMLLEPIMFARLAAFEQWEEIGKYNLMDCIECGSCAYICPANRPLTEAIKIGKSKLRAMKK, encoded by the coding sequence ATGAGATTTTTTGGTTTCAGAGGTGGAGTGCATCCGCCTGAAAATAAACTACAGACAGAAAATATGCCAGTAGAAAAACTAGCAGCACCAAAAATGTTGTATATATCTTTATTACAACATATAGGATCACCACTAGATCCAATTATAGCTATTGGAGATAAGGTACTTAAAGGTCAGAAAATAGCTGACTCTCAAGCATTTTTAACATCTCCTATACACTCACCAGTGAGTGGTACGGTTAAAAAAATTGAAGAACATGTATTTCCATTAATGGGAAGAATCAAAACTATCATGATTGAAAATGATGGGGAAGAAACTTGGGCAGAATTAACTAAGATAGAAAATTGGGAAACTGCTGACAAGAAAGATTTATTGGCAATGATTAGAGAAAAAGGAATTGTAGGTATTGGAGGAGCAAGTTTTCCTACTCATGTAAAACTTAATCCACCTGCTGATGTAAAGATTGATACTTTGCTATTAAATGGTGCAGAGTGCGAACCTTATCTTAACTCAGACAATAGACTTATGCTTGAGCATCCAGAAACTATAATTGAAGGTATCAAAATCATCAAAAAAGTTTTAGGAGTAGAAACTGCTATTATAGGTATTGAAGAAAATAAGCCTGAAGCAATAGCTTCTATGAAAAAGGCTGCTGAAGGTACAGGAATAGAGATAGCTCCTCTAAAAACAAAATATCCTCAAGGGGGAGAAAAACAATTAATTAAAGCTGTTTTAGATAGAGAGGTTCCATCTGGTAAGCTTCCATCAGCAGTAGGAGTAGTAGTTCAAAATACAGGAACAGCTGCTGCTATTTATGAAGGATTAGTAAATGGTACTCCTCTAATTGAAAAAGTTGTTACAGTTTCAGGAAAAGCAATAGCAAATCCTAAAAATATAAAAATAGCTATTGGAACACCATTTTCTTATATCCTTGATCAATGTGGAGTAAACAGAGATATAATGGATAAATTAGTAATGGGTGGACCGATGATGGGAATGGCTCAATTCTCAGAAGAAGCTCCAGTAATCAAAGGAACTTCTGGATTATTAGCTCTTACAAAAGAGGAAACAAATCCTTATAAACCAAAAGCTTGTATAGGATGTGGAAAATGTATAGGAGCATGTCCAATGCTTCTTGAACCTATTATGTTTGCAAGACTTGCTGCTTTTGAACAATGGGAAGAAATTGGAAAATACAACCTGATGGATTGTATTGAATGTGGATCATGTGCTTACATATGTCCAGCTAACAGACCATTGACAGAAGCTATTAAAATAGGTAAGTCAAAATTAAGAGCAATGAAAAAATAA
- the pth gene encoding aminoacyl-tRNA hydrolase has product MKLIVGLGNPGDKYAKTRHNIGFEVINKLQKDLNIIGEKDKFQGLLSEKNIDGEKVLFLKPQTFMNLSGNSIAAVINFYKIDAKNDMIVIYDDMDLPVGKLRVKEKGSSGGHNGIKSIISHLGDEFLRIKCGIGKSKDDTIDFVLGQFDKSEQETVDKMIENASNCALDLVRDVELGRIMQKYNKK; this is encoded by the coding sequence ATGAAACTAATTGTAGGCCTTGGCAATCCAGGAGATAAATATGCTAAGACAAGACATAATATAGGATTTGAAGTTATCAATAAATTACAAAAAGATTTAAATATAATAGGGGAAAAGGATAAATTTCAAGGACTTCTAAGTGAAAAAAATATAGATGGAGAAAAAGTTTTATTTTTAAAACCTCAAACATTTATGAACCTCAGTGGAAATTCGATAGCTGCTGTTATAAATTTTTATAAGATAGATGCTAAAAATGATATGATAGTGATCTATGATGATATGGATCTTCCAGTTGGGAAATTGAGAGTCAAAGAGAAGGGAAGTTCAGGAGGTCATAATGGTATAAAATCTATTATTTCTCATCTAGGTGATGAGTTTTTGCGTATTAAATGTGGTATAGGAAAGAGTAAAGATGACACCATAGATTTTGTGCTTGGTCAGTTTGATAAAAGTGAACAAGAAACAGTTGATAAAATGATAGAGAATGCATCTAATTGTGCTTTAGATTTGGTACGTGATGTTGAATTAGGCAGAATAATGCAGAAATATAACAAAAAGTAA